One genomic segment of Osmia bicornis bicornis chromosome 16, iOsmBic2.1, whole genome shotgun sequence includes these proteins:
- the LOC114872167 gene encoding myotubularin-related protein 10-B isoform X1 has product MQSHYSNYSNVRNMKTANEEENVKKLCRMIRAGGYTVISFWMRNSMQSTAIVQTFAMESKNYNNFVSYVGLEEHEMQPLGSSRRNSLSESNIKLLPGEILVTNAQNVLMFSPVSDLKQGTSGILSVTNFKLTFITSEDTNGEDTSRQQNHLYGYMDTCLTNIEDIYITVGDKKRKLVPGNTVPSKIKGIFIVCKNFRTWSFSFKFSPIGQVKKLLTALLLHAFPSRHQLLFAYDYQEAYYSSLDKAVRLFRDISDWHNELERTISNEKLRKYWRLSTVNVDFKLCRSLSRYIIVPASITDNQLLDAAKHFQGNRPPIWSWSSAHGAALVKMSELSPLITNRMQENIMFENVRKSHPQKMPPIVLELNKEISIKLVAVAFSKLANLCSPENIRQFWLQDNNFYSLVENTKWFKYVSYCLQKTVEACEHLHLGFSVILQEGAGTDICCVISSLVQLLLDPYFRTINGFQSLLQKEWVAGGHPFCDRLGHIVKRNSEKSPLFLLFLDCVWQLSQQFPAEFEFTETYLTTLWDAAHVSIFDTFIFNCEKDRVAAATEPNNPLVLRSVWDWREQFSDQDILLFYNPLYNSREVDSTDKCIIKPWYNIASLELWTQCYFRWIPTLEIRNGGQNHIELYARLLRNDVNQLKISIDGNCGSPIAKSNTYSVQMNIDSFYPFSNKKSGNAISTPIMNSSILVTESLLDAQSLITASD; this is encoded by the exons ATGCAATCTCACTATAGCAACTATAGCAATGTACGGAATATGAAAACGGCAAACGAAGAGGAAAACGTAAAGAAATTATGCAGGATGATTCGTGCAGGGGGATATACCGTGATTTCATTTTGGATGAGAAA TTCGATGCAATCAACGGCAATCGTTCAAACGTTCGCGATGGAAAGTAAAAACTACAACAATTTTGTAAGTTATGTCGGCCTGGAGGAACATGAAATGCAG CCACTGGGTTCTAGTCGACGCAATTCTTTATCCGAAAGTAATATCAAACTGCTACCCGGTGAAATTCTAGTCACCAATGCGCAAAATGTTCTTATGTTCTCTCCTGTCAGTGATTTGAAGCAAGGAACGTCTGGTATTTTGTCGGTTACAAATTTCAAGCTCACCTTTATTACAAGCGAAGACACAAATGGAGAA GACACAAGTCGACAACAGAATCATCTTTATGGTTATATGGATACGTGTTTAACAAACATAGAGGATATTTATATAACAGTAGGggataagaaaagaaaattggtACCTGGCAATACTGTACCGtctaaaataaaaggaatatTTATTGTTTGCAAA aattttagaacttgGTCCTTctctttcaaattttcacCCATTGGACAAGTGAAAAAACTTCTGACAGCCCTGTTACTCCATGCTTTTCCCAGCAGACACCAATTATTATTTGCTTACGATTACCA GGAAGCTTATTATAGTAGTCTCGACAAAGCTGTCCGTTTATTTCGAGACATTTCCGACTGGCATAATGAATTAGAACGAACCATAAGTAACGAGAAACTTAGAAAATATTGGAGATTGTCTACCGTTAATGTAGATTTCAAACTTTGTCGTAG TTTGTCGCGGTATATAATTGTACCAGCATCCATTACCGATAATCAATTATTGGACGCAGCTAAGCACTTCCAAGGCAACCGTCCACCAATTTGGTCTTGGTCAAGTGCTCATGGCGCAGCATTAGTAAAAATGTCTGAGCTTTCGCCGTTAATTACCAATAGAATGCAAGAGAATATAATGTTTGAAAATGTTCGAAAAAGTCATCCTCAAAAAATGCCACCAATCGTTTtagaattaaataaagaaattagcATAAAGTTAGTGGCTGTAGCATTTTCGAAATTGGCCAATTTATGTTCCCCAG AGAACATTAGGCAGTTCTGGCTACaggataataatttttattcattagtAGAAAATACGAAATGGTTTAAGTATGTATCATATTGTTTACAAAAAACTGTTGAAGCTTGCGAGCATCTTCACTTAGGATTCTCTGTTATATTACAAG AAGGTGCTGGCACAGATATTTGCTGCGTTATATCGAGCTTAGTCCAGCTACTACTTGATCCTTATTTTCGGACAATCAATGGATTTCAGTCGCTTTTACAGAAAGAATGGGTTGCCGGTGGGCATCCATTTTGTGATAGATTAGGTCATATAGTAAAGAGGAATTCAGAGAAg tCTCCGTTATTCCTTTTATTTCTTGACTGTGTCTGGCAGTTGAGTCAACAATTCCCGGCGGAATTCGAATTCACAGAAACGTACCTGACGACGTTATGGGATGCTGCCCATGTTTCAATCTTCGACACGTTCATTTTTAATTGCGAGAAAGACAGGGTGGCGGCAGCTACG GAACCAAACAATCCTCTCGTTCTTCGAAGCGTCTGGGATTGGAGGGAACAGTTCAGTGATCAGGATATTTTGTTGTTTTACAATCCTCTTTATAATTCTCGCGAGGTAGACTCAACAGACAAATGCATAATAAAACCTTGGTACAATATTGCAAGTTTAGAACTTTGGACACAGTGTTATTTTCGTTGGATACCCACTCTGGAGATTCGCAATGGTGGACAGAATCACATAGAACTTTACGCGAGGCTGTTACGAAACGATGTGAACCAGTTGAAGATCAGCATAGACGGCAATTGTGGATCGCCGATCGCCAAATCAAACACCTATTCCGTTCAGATGAACATAGACAGTTTCTATCCATTTTCCAATAAAAAATCTGGAAATGCAATTAGCACTCCTATTATGAATAGCTCGATTCTCGTGACCGAGAGCTTGTTAGACGCGCAGTCTTTGATAACTGCATCCGACTGA
- the LOC114872167 gene encoding myotubularin-related protein 10-B isoform X3 has product MQSHYSNYSNVRNMKTANEEENVKKLCRMIRAGGYTVISFWMRNSMQSTAIVQTFAMESKNYNNFVSYVGLEEHEMQPLGSSRRNSLSESNIKLLPGEILVTNAQNVLMFSPVSDLKQGTSGILSVTNFKLTFITSEDTNGEDTSRQQNHLYGYMDTCLTNIEDIYITVGDKKRKLVPGNTVPSKIKGIFIVCKNFRTWSFSFKFSPIGQVKKLLTALLLHAFPSRHQLLFAYDYQEAYYSSLDKAVRLFRDISDWHNELERTISNEKLRKYWRLSTVNVDFKLCRSLSRYIIVPASITDNQLLDAAKHFQGNRPPIWSWSSAHGAALVKMSELSPLITNRMQENIMFENVRKSHPQKMPPIVLELNKEISIKLVAVAFSKLANLCSPENIRQFWLQDNNFYSLVENTKWFKYVSYCLQKTVEACEHLHLGFSVILQEGAGTDICCVISSLVQLLLDPYFRTINGFQSLLQKEWVAGGHPFCDRLGHIVKRNSEKLSQQFPAEFEFTETYLTTLWDAAHVSIFDTFIFNCEKDRVAAATEPNNPLVLRSVWDWREQFSDQDILLFYNPLYNSREVDSTDKCIIKPWYNIASLELWTQCYFRWIPTLEIRNGGQNHIELYARLLRNDVNQLKISIDGNCGSPIAKSNTYSVQMNIDSFYPFSNKKSGNAISTPIMNSSILVTESLLDAQSLITASD; this is encoded by the exons ATGCAATCTCACTATAGCAACTATAGCAATGTACGGAATATGAAAACGGCAAACGAAGAGGAAAACGTAAAGAAATTATGCAGGATGATTCGTGCAGGGGGATATACCGTGATTTCATTTTGGATGAGAAA TTCGATGCAATCAACGGCAATCGTTCAAACGTTCGCGATGGAAAGTAAAAACTACAACAATTTTGTAAGTTATGTCGGCCTGGAGGAACATGAAATGCAG CCACTGGGTTCTAGTCGACGCAATTCTTTATCCGAAAGTAATATCAAACTGCTACCCGGTGAAATTCTAGTCACCAATGCGCAAAATGTTCTTATGTTCTCTCCTGTCAGTGATTTGAAGCAAGGAACGTCTGGTATTTTGTCGGTTACAAATTTCAAGCTCACCTTTATTACAAGCGAAGACACAAATGGAGAA GACACAAGTCGACAACAGAATCATCTTTATGGTTATATGGATACGTGTTTAACAAACATAGAGGATATTTATATAACAGTAGGggataagaaaagaaaattggtACCTGGCAATACTGTACCGtctaaaataaaaggaatatTTATTGTTTGCAAA aattttagaacttgGTCCTTctctttcaaattttcacCCATTGGACAAGTGAAAAAACTTCTGACAGCCCTGTTACTCCATGCTTTTCCCAGCAGACACCAATTATTATTTGCTTACGATTACCA GGAAGCTTATTATAGTAGTCTCGACAAAGCTGTCCGTTTATTTCGAGACATTTCCGACTGGCATAATGAATTAGAACGAACCATAAGTAACGAGAAACTTAGAAAATATTGGAGATTGTCTACCGTTAATGTAGATTTCAAACTTTGTCGTAG TTTGTCGCGGTATATAATTGTACCAGCATCCATTACCGATAATCAATTATTGGACGCAGCTAAGCACTTCCAAGGCAACCGTCCACCAATTTGGTCTTGGTCAAGTGCTCATGGCGCAGCATTAGTAAAAATGTCTGAGCTTTCGCCGTTAATTACCAATAGAATGCAAGAGAATATAATGTTTGAAAATGTTCGAAAAAGTCATCCTCAAAAAATGCCACCAATCGTTTtagaattaaataaagaaattagcATAAAGTTAGTGGCTGTAGCATTTTCGAAATTGGCCAATTTATGTTCCCCAG AGAACATTAGGCAGTTCTGGCTACaggataataatttttattcattagtAGAAAATACGAAATGGTTTAAGTATGTATCATATTGTTTACAAAAAACTGTTGAAGCTTGCGAGCATCTTCACTTAGGATTCTCTGTTATATTACAAG AAGGTGCTGGCACAGATATTTGCTGCGTTATATCGAGCTTAGTCCAGCTACTACTTGATCCTTATTTTCGGACAATCAATGGATTTCAGTCGCTTTTACAGAAAGAATGGGTTGCCGGTGGGCATCCATTTTGTGATAGATTAGGTCATATAGTAAAGAGGAATTCAGAGAAg TTGAGTCAACAATTCCCGGCGGAATTCGAATTCACAGAAACGTACCTGACGACGTTATGGGATGCTGCCCATGTTTCAATCTTCGACACGTTCATTTTTAATTGCGAGAAAGACAGGGTGGCGGCAGCTACG GAACCAAACAATCCTCTCGTTCTTCGAAGCGTCTGGGATTGGAGGGAACAGTTCAGTGATCAGGATATTTTGTTGTTTTACAATCCTCTTTATAATTCTCGCGAGGTAGACTCAACAGACAAATGCATAATAAAACCTTGGTACAATATTGCAAGTTTAGAACTTTGGACACAGTGTTATTTTCGTTGGATACCCACTCTGGAGATTCGCAATGGTGGACAGAATCACATAGAACTTTACGCGAGGCTGTTACGAAACGATGTGAACCAGTTGAAGATCAGCATAGACGGCAATTGTGGATCGCCGATCGCCAAATCAAACACCTATTCCGTTCAGATGAACATAGACAGTTTCTATCCATTTTCCAATAAAAAATCTGGAAATGCAATTAGCACTCCTATTATGAATAGCTCGATTCTCGTGACCGAGAGCTTGTTAGACGCGCAGTCTTTGATAACTGCATCCGACTGA
- the LOC114872167 gene encoding myotubularin-related protein 10-B isoform X2, producing the protein MQSHYSNYSNVRNMKTANEEENVKKLCRMIRAGGYTVISFWMRNSMQSTAIVQTFAMESKNYNNFVSYVGLEEHEMQPLGSSRRNSLSESNIKLLPGEILVTNAQNVLMFSPVSDLKQGTSGILSVTNFKLTFITSEDTNGEDTSRQQNHLYGYMDTCLTNIEDIYITVGDKKRKLVPGNTVPSKIKGIFIVCKNFRTWSFSFKFSPIGQVKKLLTALLLHAFPSRHQLLFAYDYQEAYYSSLDKAVRLFRDISDWHNELERTISNEKLRKYWRLSTVNVDFKLCRSLSRYIIVPASITDNQLLDAAKHFQGNRPPIWSWSSAHGAALVKMSELSPLITNRMQENIMFENVRKSHPQKMPPIVLELNKEISIKLVAVAFSKLANLCSPENIRQFWLQDNNFYSLVENTKWFKYVSYCLQKTVEACEHLHLGFSVILQGAGTDICCVISSLVQLLLDPYFRTINGFQSLLQKEWVAGGHPFCDRLGHIVKRNSEKSPLFLLFLDCVWQLSQQFPAEFEFTETYLTTLWDAAHVSIFDTFIFNCEKDRVAAATEPNNPLVLRSVWDWREQFSDQDILLFYNPLYNSREVDSTDKCIIKPWYNIASLELWTQCYFRWIPTLEIRNGGQNHIELYARLLRNDVNQLKISIDGNCGSPIAKSNTYSVQMNIDSFYPFSNKKSGNAISTPIMNSSILVTESLLDAQSLITASD; encoded by the exons ATGCAATCTCACTATAGCAACTATAGCAATGTACGGAATATGAAAACGGCAAACGAAGAGGAAAACGTAAAGAAATTATGCAGGATGATTCGTGCAGGGGGATATACCGTGATTTCATTTTGGATGAGAAA TTCGATGCAATCAACGGCAATCGTTCAAACGTTCGCGATGGAAAGTAAAAACTACAACAATTTTGTAAGTTATGTCGGCCTGGAGGAACATGAAATGCAG CCACTGGGTTCTAGTCGACGCAATTCTTTATCCGAAAGTAATATCAAACTGCTACCCGGTGAAATTCTAGTCACCAATGCGCAAAATGTTCTTATGTTCTCTCCTGTCAGTGATTTGAAGCAAGGAACGTCTGGTATTTTGTCGGTTACAAATTTCAAGCTCACCTTTATTACAAGCGAAGACACAAATGGAGAA GACACAAGTCGACAACAGAATCATCTTTATGGTTATATGGATACGTGTTTAACAAACATAGAGGATATTTATATAACAGTAGGggataagaaaagaaaattggtACCTGGCAATACTGTACCGtctaaaataaaaggaatatTTATTGTTTGCAAA aattttagaacttgGTCCTTctctttcaaattttcacCCATTGGACAAGTGAAAAAACTTCTGACAGCCCTGTTACTCCATGCTTTTCCCAGCAGACACCAATTATTATTTGCTTACGATTACCA GGAAGCTTATTATAGTAGTCTCGACAAAGCTGTCCGTTTATTTCGAGACATTTCCGACTGGCATAATGAATTAGAACGAACCATAAGTAACGAGAAACTTAGAAAATATTGGAGATTGTCTACCGTTAATGTAGATTTCAAACTTTGTCGTAG TTTGTCGCGGTATATAATTGTACCAGCATCCATTACCGATAATCAATTATTGGACGCAGCTAAGCACTTCCAAGGCAACCGTCCACCAATTTGGTCTTGGTCAAGTGCTCATGGCGCAGCATTAGTAAAAATGTCTGAGCTTTCGCCGTTAATTACCAATAGAATGCAAGAGAATATAATGTTTGAAAATGTTCGAAAAAGTCATCCTCAAAAAATGCCACCAATCGTTTtagaattaaataaagaaattagcATAAAGTTAGTGGCTGTAGCATTTTCGAAATTGGCCAATTTATGTTCCCCAG AGAACATTAGGCAGTTCTGGCTACaggataataatttttattcattagtAGAAAATACGAAATGGTTTAAGTATGTATCATATTGTTTACAAAAAACTGTTGAAGCTTGCGAGCATCTTCACTTAGGATTCTCTGTTATATTACAAG GTGCTGGCACAGATATTTGCTGCGTTATATCGAGCTTAGTCCAGCTACTACTTGATCCTTATTTTCGGACAATCAATGGATTTCAGTCGCTTTTACAGAAAGAATGGGTTGCCGGTGGGCATCCATTTTGTGATAGATTAGGTCATATAGTAAAGAGGAATTCAGAGAAg tCTCCGTTATTCCTTTTATTTCTTGACTGTGTCTGGCAGTTGAGTCAACAATTCCCGGCGGAATTCGAATTCACAGAAACGTACCTGACGACGTTATGGGATGCTGCCCATGTTTCAATCTTCGACACGTTCATTTTTAATTGCGAGAAAGACAGGGTGGCGGCAGCTACG GAACCAAACAATCCTCTCGTTCTTCGAAGCGTCTGGGATTGGAGGGAACAGTTCAGTGATCAGGATATTTTGTTGTTTTACAATCCTCTTTATAATTCTCGCGAGGTAGACTCAACAGACAAATGCATAATAAAACCTTGGTACAATATTGCAAGTTTAGAACTTTGGACACAGTGTTATTTTCGTTGGATACCCACTCTGGAGATTCGCAATGGTGGACAGAATCACATAGAACTTTACGCGAGGCTGTTACGAAACGATGTGAACCAGTTGAAGATCAGCATAGACGGCAATTGTGGATCGCCGATCGCCAAATCAAACACCTATTCCGTTCAGATGAACATAGACAGTTTCTATCCATTTTCCAATAAAAAATCTGGAAATGCAATTAGCACTCCTATTATGAATAGCTCGATTCTCGTGACCGAGAGCTTGTTAGACGCGCAGTCTTTGATAACTGCATCCGACTGA
- the LOC114872167 gene encoding myotubularin-related protein 10-B isoform X4 has protein sequence MQSTAIVQTFAMESKNYNNFVSYVGLEEHEMQPLGSSRRNSLSESNIKLLPGEILVTNAQNVLMFSPVSDLKQGTSGILSVTNFKLTFITSEDTNGEDTSRQQNHLYGYMDTCLTNIEDIYITVGDKKRKLVPGNTVPSKIKGIFIVCKNFRTWSFSFKFSPIGQVKKLLTALLLHAFPSRHQLLFAYDYQEAYYSSLDKAVRLFRDISDWHNELERTISNEKLRKYWRLSTVNVDFKLCRSLSRYIIVPASITDNQLLDAAKHFQGNRPPIWSWSSAHGAALVKMSELSPLITNRMQENIMFENVRKSHPQKMPPIVLELNKEISIKLVAVAFSKLANLCSPENIRQFWLQDNNFYSLVENTKWFKYVSYCLQKTVEACEHLHLGFSVILQEGAGTDICCVISSLVQLLLDPYFRTINGFQSLLQKEWVAGGHPFCDRLGHIVKRNSEKSPLFLLFLDCVWQLSQQFPAEFEFTETYLTTLWDAAHVSIFDTFIFNCEKDRVAAATEPNNPLVLRSVWDWREQFSDQDILLFYNPLYNSREVDSTDKCIIKPWYNIASLELWTQCYFRWIPTLEIRNGGQNHIELYARLLRNDVNQLKISIDGNCGSPIAKSNTYSVQMNIDSFYPFSNKKSGNAISTPIMNSSILVTESLLDAQSLITASD, from the exons ATGCAATCAACGGCAATCGTTCAAACGTTCGCGATGGAAAGTAAAAACTACAACAATTTTGTAAGTTATGTCGGCCTGGAGGAACATGAAATGCAG CCACTGGGTTCTAGTCGACGCAATTCTTTATCCGAAAGTAATATCAAACTGCTACCCGGTGAAATTCTAGTCACCAATGCGCAAAATGTTCTTATGTTCTCTCCTGTCAGTGATTTGAAGCAAGGAACGTCTGGTATTTTGTCGGTTACAAATTTCAAGCTCACCTTTATTACAAGCGAAGACACAAATGGAGAA GACACAAGTCGACAACAGAATCATCTTTATGGTTATATGGATACGTGTTTAACAAACATAGAGGATATTTATATAACAGTAGGggataagaaaagaaaattggtACCTGGCAATACTGTACCGtctaaaataaaaggaatatTTATTGTTTGCAAA aattttagaacttgGTCCTTctctttcaaattttcacCCATTGGACAAGTGAAAAAACTTCTGACAGCCCTGTTACTCCATGCTTTTCCCAGCAGACACCAATTATTATTTGCTTACGATTACCA GGAAGCTTATTATAGTAGTCTCGACAAAGCTGTCCGTTTATTTCGAGACATTTCCGACTGGCATAATGAATTAGAACGAACCATAAGTAACGAGAAACTTAGAAAATATTGGAGATTGTCTACCGTTAATGTAGATTTCAAACTTTGTCGTAG TTTGTCGCGGTATATAATTGTACCAGCATCCATTACCGATAATCAATTATTGGACGCAGCTAAGCACTTCCAAGGCAACCGTCCACCAATTTGGTCTTGGTCAAGTGCTCATGGCGCAGCATTAGTAAAAATGTCTGAGCTTTCGCCGTTAATTACCAATAGAATGCAAGAGAATATAATGTTTGAAAATGTTCGAAAAAGTCATCCTCAAAAAATGCCACCAATCGTTTtagaattaaataaagaaattagcATAAAGTTAGTGGCTGTAGCATTTTCGAAATTGGCCAATTTATGTTCCCCAG AGAACATTAGGCAGTTCTGGCTACaggataataatttttattcattagtAGAAAATACGAAATGGTTTAAGTATGTATCATATTGTTTACAAAAAACTGTTGAAGCTTGCGAGCATCTTCACTTAGGATTCTCTGTTATATTACAAG AAGGTGCTGGCACAGATATTTGCTGCGTTATATCGAGCTTAGTCCAGCTACTACTTGATCCTTATTTTCGGACAATCAATGGATTTCAGTCGCTTTTACAGAAAGAATGGGTTGCCGGTGGGCATCCATTTTGTGATAGATTAGGTCATATAGTAAAGAGGAATTCAGAGAAg tCTCCGTTATTCCTTTTATTTCTTGACTGTGTCTGGCAGTTGAGTCAACAATTCCCGGCGGAATTCGAATTCACAGAAACGTACCTGACGACGTTATGGGATGCTGCCCATGTTTCAATCTTCGACACGTTCATTTTTAATTGCGAGAAAGACAGGGTGGCGGCAGCTACG GAACCAAACAATCCTCTCGTTCTTCGAAGCGTCTGGGATTGGAGGGAACAGTTCAGTGATCAGGATATTTTGTTGTTTTACAATCCTCTTTATAATTCTCGCGAGGTAGACTCAACAGACAAATGCATAATAAAACCTTGGTACAATATTGCAAGTTTAGAACTTTGGACACAGTGTTATTTTCGTTGGATACCCACTCTGGAGATTCGCAATGGTGGACAGAATCACATAGAACTTTACGCGAGGCTGTTACGAAACGATGTGAACCAGTTGAAGATCAGCATAGACGGCAATTGTGGATCGCCGATCGCCAAATCAAACACCTATTCCGTTCAGATGAACATAGACAGTTTCTATCCATTTTCCAATAAAAAATCTGGAAATGCAATTAGCACTCCTATTATGAATAGCTCGATTCTCGTGACCGAGAGCTTGTTAGACGCGCAGTCTTTGATAACTGCATCCGACTGA